One genomic segment of Mycolicibacterium psychrotolerans includes these proteins:
- a CDS encoding nSTAND1 domain-containing NTPase: MAPPTTRGAPYRGWEPLEAADAAIFFGRDAEILRGLDALRRMRRTKVETVFAILGPSGTGKSSFLRAGLLPRVIRDDREFVVLDIVRPQSSVLTGDTGLARAIHAARSRLDLTDPTLGAIKQACTAAGVGALEALLREIQHAASARLLVEKGELPLPTVVLPVDQAEELFSVDAGPEAQRFLDLIAALGTASGDATNGGGLGLIVALTIRTDRYVALQTAPQLSALHTIVFDELKPMPRTQFKEVITGPAERATQGGYPLLIDEALVNQLLEDCTEGADTLPLLALTLARLYEDYADTGAGNATVRTLTLAHYESMGGMRSVVGSEIDKLLSGDSRTRAAEYRSLRSAFVPWLTTVNPENDQPVRRLARWADLPEDSRPLIEKFVRARLLMRDDRAGEITVEVALESLLRQWDELAVWLSDAREQLKAADSLGTAAHAWRSNDRDDAWLLQGTRLAEAQTLARDSNFRERLSGIRDYLDASQEREDKDEEAQRRLREAKVLAAQKLAATEAAAREQAQAHAAVLRKRSRVLRAVLAITLVVAIVAAAGFFAAVSASHRANSATHDAVALRLTAEGQAILAGISPGGDTRALQEILAAPRVSPAADQSAQLLAITSRSDTDKIIEQNAEVTSAAFDPTGDRLVTGSADSTVRLWDAHTGRLIEEPLTGHTAAIRSVAFSPDGHRIASGGDDHTLRIWNADTGTPVGRPLSGHTDAVRSVAFSPDGHRIASGSQDATVRVWNADNGEPIGAPLARHSDSVWSVGYNNDGSLLASASGDGTIRLWDSTSRSPIGEPLRGHDGAVRSVAFSPDGRRLVSGSADRTIRLWNVADRQQIGTPLVGHTDIVRSVAFSPDGHRIVSASRDKTVRLWNADDGTAIAGPLTGHVEPVSSAAFDRTGERIVSASDDRSFRIWTSYPDAPVGMALTGHSGPVRSVALSTDGRRVASGGDDRTVRVWDADSGKQIGRPLHGHTDAVNTVAFSPDGHRIASGAGTGDETVRIWNADTGQLIGKPLAGHTDAVYSVAFSPDGHRLVSGGADHTLLLWNADTGQRIGDPLVGHESVVRSVAFSPDGKHIASGGDDGTVRVWDADNGEPIGPPLRHDDIVRSVAFSPDGHHIVSAGFDKVLRFWDTDSHDPVGTMRTTDWIFSIAYGPSDDRLVTGSVDHGVRFWNNDSGEPMGPPVVAPDEVYSVAFSADGQRIASGGKDATVWVWPGPAAWPELLCSKLTANPSHHQWDDWVSRDIDYEPVCHDLPVASDDH; this comes from the coding sequence ACGCACTGCGGCGTATGCGCCGCACCAAGGTGGAGACCGTTTTCGCGATTCTGGGTCCGTCCGGCACCGGGAAGTCGTCCTTTCTGCGCGCCGGTCTCTTACCCCGAGTGATCCGTGACGACCGCGAGTTCGTCGTGCTCGACATCGTGCGACCTCAATCCAGCGTTCTGACCGGAGACACCGGTCTGGCCCGCGCCATCCACGCAGCACGGTCGCGATTGGATCTAACCGACCCGACCCTCGGGGCGATCAAGCAGGCGTGTACCGCAGCAGGCGTAGGCGCGCTCGAAGCACTGCTCCGCGAGATCCAACACGCAGCGAGCGCCAGACTGCTCGTCGAAAAAGGGGAACTGCCACTTCCCACCGTGGTGCTGCCCGTTGATCAGGCTGAGGAATTGTTCAGCGTCGACGCCGGTCCCGAGGCACAACGATTCTTGGACTTGATCGCTGCACTCGGTACCGCAAGCGGCGACGCCACCAACGGCGGTGGCCTCGGACTGATCGTGGCGCTGACGATCCGCACCGACCGCTACGTTGCTCTGCAGACCGCGCCTCAGCTCAGCGCGCTGCACACCATCGTATTCGATGAGCTCAAACCGATGCCGCGCACGCAATTCAAAGAGGTGATCACCGGGCCGGCAGAACGAGCGACTCAAGGCGGCTATCCCCTGCTTATCGATGAAGCTCTGGTCAATCAGCTACTCGAGGACTGCACCGAAGGCGCCGACACGCTGCCGCTGCTGGCGCTCACGCTCGCTCGTCTCTACGAAGACTATGCCGACACGGGAGCCGGCAACGCCACGGTCCGAACACTGACACTGGCGCACTACGAGTCGATGGGTGGGATGCGTAGCGTCGTGGGCTCTGAGATCGACAAGCTGCTGTCCGGGGATAGCCGTACCCGAGCTGCTGAATATCGTTCTTTGCGTTCAGCATTCGTACCCTGGTTGACGACGGTGAACCCGGAGAACGATCAACCGGTTCGACGCTTGGCGCGGTGGGCGGACCTACCAGAAGACAGCCGGCCGCTCATCGAGAAGTTCGTCAGAGCCCGCCTGCTGATGCGCGACGATCGCGCGGGTGAGATCACCGTTGAAGTGGCCCTGGAAAGTCTGCTGCGTCAATGGGACGAACTGGCGGTGTGGTTGTCGGACGCCCGCGAACAACTCAAGGCTGCCGACTCTCTGGGAACTGCTGCCCATGCTTGGCGCAGCAACGACCGTGACGACGCCTGGCTGCTGCAGGGAACTCGACTCGCCGAAGCCCAGACCCTCGCCCGCGACAGTAATTTTCGCGAGCGCCTTTCGGGTATCCGCGACTACCTCGATGCCTCGCAGGAACGTGAGGACAAGGACGAGGAAGCTCAGAGGCGACTGCGGGAAGCGAAAGTCTTGGCCGCCCAGAAGTTGGCTGCTACTGAAGCGGCGGCGCGCGAGCAAGCACAGGCCCATGCCGCGGTGTTACGGAAGCGTTCGCGTGTGCTGCGTGCCGTGCTGGCGATCACGCTGGTCGTGGCCATCGTCGCGGCTGCCGGGTTCTTCGCAGCCGTTTCGGCCTCGCACCGCGCGAACTCGGCGACCCACGACGCGGTAGCGCTACGACTCACTGCTGAGGGGCAAGCCATCCTCGCTGGGATCAGCCCCGGTGGAGACACCCGGGCGTTGCAGGAAATCCTTGCCGCACCGAGGGTCTCGCCGGCCGCCGACCAGAGCGCACAACTGCTGGCGATCACCTCCCGGAGCGACACCGACAAGATCATCGAGCAGAATGCCGAAGTCACCAGTGCGGCCTTCGATCCGACCGGCGACCGCCTTGTCACGGGCAGCGCTGACTCGACCGTGCGACTGTGGGATGCCCACACGGGCCGACTCATCGAAGAACCGCTCACCGGCCACACCGCCGCTATCCGCAGTGTCGCATTCAGCCCAGACGGTCACCGCATCGCCTCCGGGGGTGACGACCACACACTCCGCATCTGGAATGCCGACACCGGCACACCAGTCGGGCGCCCGTTGAGTGGCCACACCGACGCGGTCCGCAGTGTCGCTTTCAGTCCAGACGGTCACCGGATCGCTTCTGGAAGCCAGGACGCGACGGTTCGGGTGTGGAACGCCGACAATGGCGAACCGATCGGTGCTCCCCTCGCTCGACACAGTGATTCAGTGTGGAGCGTCGGGTACAACAATGACGGAAGCCTACTCGCCTCCGCCAGCGGCGATGGCACGATCAGGCTGTGGGACAGCACTTCACGCTCCCCCATCGGTGAGCCGCTCAGAGGACACGACGGGGCTGTGCGATCCGTGGCGTTCAGCCCCGATGGGCGCCGCCTGGTCTCGGGCAGCGCCGACAGAACGATTCGTTTGTGGAACGTCGCGGACAGGCAACAGATAGGCACGCCGCTCGTGGGTCACACTGACATCGTCCGGTCGGTGGCATTCAGTCCCGATGGTCACCGCATCGTCTCCGCCAGCCGTGACAAGACGGTTCGGCTATGGAACGCCGATGATGGGACCGCAATCGCCGGCCCGTTGACGGGTCACGTCGAACCCGTCTCCAGTGCCGCGTTCGACCGAACCGGCGAGCGCATCGTGTCAGCCAGTGATGACCGCAGCTTCCGTATCTGGACAAGCTACCCCGATGCGCCTGTCGGGATGGCGCTCACCGGCCACAGCGGTCCCGTCCGCAGCGTGGCACTGAGCACTGACGGCCGCCGGGTGGCCTCCGGCGGCGACGACCGAACCGTGCGGGTGTGGGACGCCGACAGCGGAAAACAGATCGGGAGACCCCTCCATGGCCACACCGATGCAGTCAACACGGTGGCATTCAGCCCAGACGGGCACCGCATCGCCTCAGGCGCCGGCACCGGCGACGAAACCGTGCGCATCTGGAACGCTGACACAGGGCAACTGATCGGCAAACCTCTGGCGGGCCACACCGATGCCGTGTACAGCGTGGCGTTCAGCCCAGACGGCCACCGCCTGGTCTCCGGCGGCGCCGACCACACGCTCCTTCTGTGGAACGCCGACACTGGGCAGCGTATCGGTGATCCGCTTGTCGGGCACGAAAGTGTCGTCCGGAGTGTGGCATTCAGCCCCGACGGCAAGCACATCGCGTCCGGCGGTGATGACGGTACCGTGCGGGTTTGGGACGCCGACAACGGTGAACCGATCGGCCCGCCGCTGCGCCATGACGACATCGTTCGCAGCGTGGCGTTCAGCCCTGACGGGCACCACATCGTGTCCGCCGGATTCGACAAGGTGCTGCGTTTCTGGGATACCGACTCACATGATCCCGTCGGCACGATGCGCACCACCGACTGGATCTTCAGCATCGCATACGGACCCAGTGACGACCGTCTCGTGACGGGCAGCGTCGACCACGGTGTGCGATTCTGGAACAACGACTCCGGCGAGCCGATGGGACCTCCCGTCGTAGCACCTGACGAGGTTTACAGTGTCGCATTCAGCGCCGACGGACAGCGCATTGCCTCCGGCGGCAAAGATGCGACCGTATGGGTGTGGCCGGGACCGGCAGCCTGGCCGGAATTGTTGTGCAGCAAACTGACTGCCAATCCCAGCCACCACCAGTGGGATGACTGGGTGTCTCGCGACATCGACTACGAGCCGGTCTGCCACGACCTTCCTGTGGCCTCAGACGACCATTGA
- a CDS encoding DUF4682 domain-containing protein, producing MLYEILAKAELTVDFAAFLIRMLVTLPGRILTGEADAGDDPVDQNLHGVLRPLAGAITTGNDNVIGAFLNPFQTLFALRSVIWLIFDAVKFVATQAHGMYADPRFALWGGMTAVDHATSVIRRTAPRLHVVPLAGHVEQLGSALPIRRRSPTPGRMSTSHPRAWRTVGGRATGQASTPANRSLSPAPSTSPGPAEAETAEMPPRRPRHPAEKEHSAPWRQSVFRRVLALQGELERLKHDGRHDESRVRTVEVLLDAAEDAATADVGVAKWWWGTEVERAWAALREAEERTVYLLPDGDIGARAAAVLAYGRRHLAGDDPRLMLLDRLRSATVAGGDPPLAPLRACIAEVLRAHTTLPTAINNRPATFGTGFSSPQRSAGCSRSSLPLPNGCFPK from the coding sequence GTGCTGTACGAGATCTTGGCCAAAGCTGAACTGACGGTGGATTTTGCGGCCTTCCTGATCCGGATGTTGGTGACCCTGCCGGGTCGCATTCTCACCGGCGAGGCCGACGCCGGTGATGATCCGGTCGACCAGAACCTCCACGGCGTCCTACGGCCGCTCGCGGGGGCCATCACTACGGGCAACGACAATGTCATCGGCGCCTTCCTCAATCCCTTCCAGACATTGTTCGCATTGCGCTCGGTGATCTGGCTGATCTTCGATGCGGTGAAGTTCGTCGCTACCCAGGCCCATGGGATGTACGCTGACCCGCGCTTCGCCCTCTGGGGCGGAATGACCGCTGTAGACCACGCCACGAGCGTGATTCGGCGGACCGCCCCAAGGTTGCACGTTGTTCCTCTTGCCGGGCACGTGGAGCAACTGGGATCAGCTCTTCCAATTCGACGTCGCAGCCCGACTCCAGGGCGCATGAGTACTTCCCATCCGCGGGCGTGGCGCACCGTGGGGGGACGGGCGACAGGCCAGGCGTCGACTCCTGCGAACCGATCCCTGAGTCCGGCGCCGAGCACATCGCCTGGCCCTGCCGAGGCGGAGACCGCTGAGATGCCCCCTCGGCGGCCTCGACATCCGGCCGAGAAAGAGCACAGCGCTCCCTGGAGGCAGAGTGTCTTTCGCCGCGTCCTCGCGCTACAGGGCGAACTGGAACGCCTCAAACACGACGGTCGGCACGATGAAAGCCGCGTTCGAACCGTCGAGGTCCTGCTCGACGCCGCCGAGGATGCGGCGACAGCCGACGTCGGTGTGGCGAAATGGTGGTGGGGAACAGAGGTCGAACGCGCATGGGCAGCCCTGCGCGAAGCCGAGGAACGCACCGTGTACCTGCTGCCCGACGGTGACATAGGTGCACGCGCTGCAGCAGTCCTCGCTTATGGCAGGAGACACCTCGCCGGTGACGATCCACGGCTGATGCTGCTCGATCGCCTTCGGTCAGCGACGGTAGCGGGAGGTGACCCGCCGTTGGCGCCGCTGCGCGCGTGCATTGCGGAGGTTCTCCGAGCTCACACCACCTTGCCGACGGCAATCAACAACAGGCCCGCTACTTTCGGAACCGGCTTCTCATCGCCTCAGCGTTCAGCGGGCTGTTCGCGGTCCTCATTGCCGTTGCCCAATGGTTGCTTCCCCAAGTAA
- a CDS encoding N-acetylmuramoyl-L-alanine amidase: MSWVSFEPRPMRSREEIARIVHGVSLRRGLDELATAIALMTIAVESGSNGHWWCPWNAKDSTSRNYQFDSQSDDGFSVGYFQQQNRRPGETPSGSDDWWGPMRSRMTLEDAADQFLARLTHDWRSAADNPALAGRFAQDVQGSGFGERYQQHWDEAWDVLRRALAEAAVPEPTLVAKKSGEVMGFVGDPVWLEDVLREALGDRLVVEPDWEKRGTGGAMGDVWGVMIHHTGNINETVSAIRDGVHQPGGFLPGPLAQCLIKPDGTCHLIAVGPCNHAGRGSYQGVGTDCGNRRLIGFECCWPTPRPELPGGCDTCEPWSAPLIITMRDATAAVLTKLGYSSERVIGHKEYAGSAQGKWDPGNLSMDWFRGEVQKDLDDAVFPGEQPMPAPEPDPDPVLPPKLLPEPNPRSDRQLLEEIWDQLRGPGGNGWRQLGGNTVVDYLHEIGCFATDLRHQLDELSTMLEALTTRGLSTTPNGSTAPRKAAAKKVPPKKIPAKKTPAKKTAASAATRKPHAKKPAKKTS; the protein is encoded by the coding sequence ATGAGTTGGGTCTCGTTCGAACCGCGACCGATGCGTTCCCGGGAAGAGATTGCGCGGATAGTCCACGGTGTTTCGCTTCGGCGCGGACTCGACGAACTCGCTACTGCGATCGCGCTGATGACGATCGCGGTGGAGAGCGGAAGTAACGGGCATTGGTGGTGTCCTTGGAACGCGAAGGACTCGACGTCGCGGAATTACCAATTCGATTCACAATCTGATGACGGGTTCAGCGTCGGCTATTTCCAGCAGCAGAACCGCCGTCCCGGCGAGACGCCGTCGGGAAGCGATGACTGGTGGGGACCGATGCGATCCCGGATGACCTTGGAGGACGCCGCCGACCAGTTCCTCGCCCGCCTGACACACGATTGGCGCAGCGCTGCAGACAATCCCGCGCTGGCCGGCCGCTTCGCCCAGGATGTTCAGGGTTCGGGTTTCGGCGAGCGTTACCAACAACACTGGGACGAGGCATGGGACGTCCTACGCCGAGCCCTCGCCGAGGCAGCCGTACCGGAGCCAACGCTGGTGGCGAAGAAGTCAGGAGAAGTGATGGGATTTGTCGGGGATCCGGTGTGGCTGGAGGATGTGCTGCGCGAAGCGCTCGGCGATCGCCTTGTCGTCGAACCGGACTGGGAGAAGCGCGGGACCGGTGGCGCCATGGGCGATGTCTGGGGGGTGATGATCCATCACACCGGAAATATCAACGAAACCGTCTCGGCGATACGAGACGGAGTTCATCAGCCGGGCGGCTTCTTGCCAGGCCCGTTGGCGCAGTGTCTGATCAAGCCAGACGGTACATGTCACCTCATCGCGGTGGGTCCGTGCAACCACGCCGGCCGCGGCTCCTACCAAGGCGTCGGCACCGACTGCGGCAACCGGCGACTGATCGGATTCGAATGCTGCTGGCCCACTCCGCGGCCGGAACTGCCCGGCGGGTGCGACACATGCGAGCCGTGGAGCGCGCCGCTCATCATCACCATGCGCGACGCCACGGCGGCAGTGCTGACGAAGCTGGGTTACAGCTCAGAGCGCGTCATCGGGCACAAGGAGTACGCCGGTTCCGCTCAGGGCAAATGGGATCCAGGAAACCTGTCGATGGACTGGTTCCGCGGTGAGGTCCAAAAGGATCTGGACGACGCGGTCTTCCCCGGGGAGCAACCCATGCCCGCGCCCGAACCGGATCCCGACCCTGTTCTGCCGCCCAAGCTGCTTCCGGAGCCCAATCCTCGATCCGATCGTCAACTATTGGAGGAGATCTGGGATCAGTTGCGAGGACCCGGCGGAAACGGTTGGCGACAACTCGGCGGCAACACTGTGGTGGATTACCTCCACGAAATCGGCTGCTTCGCTACCGACCTACGCCATCAGCTCGACGAGCTCTCGACCATGCTCGAGGCACTGACCACGCGAGGTCTGTCCACCACACCGAACGGCTCAACGGCTCCCAGAAAGGCCGCGGCCAAGAAGGTACCCCCGAAGAAAATCCCGGCCAAAAAGACGCCGGCGAAGAAAACCGCGGCCAGTGCGGCGACCAGGAAGCCACATGCCAAAAAGCCGGCCAAGAAGACCAGCTGA
- a CDS encoding nSTAND1 domain-containing NTPase, with protein MSRIFLSHSRRDNRQALALKRWLERAEPGLLDEIYLDIDPKTGIQTGARWTEALWRVNARCEAVICLLSRSWASSKECHAEYRQAEGMHKPIFCARIEDFPDEDVTLAWQRCDLFGAGPATEVDLDDGGPPVRLSDDGLQRLLAGLRAVGIGADSFAWPPPGDPDRSPYRGWRPLESVDAAVYFGRDAQIVRALDELRGMRDAGPERMFVILGPSGVGKSSFLRAGLLPRLHRDDRRFLPMTPVRPGRNALTGETGLARSIHDLRDEVGLAGPSLGEIKNAMSAAAVRAWLAEAAAAARTRWLDAPASTAPPTLVLPVDQAEELFGVDAADEGPAFLDLLGLLLSDADPGGPNPIVVATIRSDRYESLQTAPQLSAVQTRLFDRLKAMPQAQFTEVMCGPARRAAESGHLFTVAPDLVDRLVQDASAGADTLPLLALTLSRLYEDYAGSRDPITVEHYEAMGGMRRVVQNEVDSLLSADPAERAEQLRRLHDAFIPWLATVNSDTDQPMRRIARWAELPGESHSLLDAFVGRRLLVKGERDGQVVVEVALESLLRQWDELAQWLRDESTDLRDADAVERAALAWERSSRHDDWLFDGTRLDRAENLTDKTGFGARLQPAGEFLRASRQKVNRKLEADKLAAEAHARSLRRRSQVLAALLAVIAVVAAFAVISQQQAKSAEKKAIAAKLVVEAREMLGDAGPGGDRRAILQMAAAEQLSPPRSDPESLLNTLTDTRRLEHIFTLPTPVSGMDVSPDGRRAASAGEDGLIRQWDLATGRPVGEPLTGHTEKAGAMYVRDGSWIASSTQGGTTRMWDANTGAAVQVQNAPGSDFLAGTVSPDGALQAVGYRDGTIQLFDVATGTPKSAPIPAHDQVLDVAFSPDGGRLATGGADGTVRLWNVSTGQLEAGLPPLPSHQGSVIDVEFSPDGKRIASLSYLVGTDPSDAPTGTEATANPKDGMQLRVTDASSGQPVVDGVTDFGYGVNDLAFSPDGRRIAIGASDGTVRVCDADTGATVGSPLRGHTGPVIRVAYTADDKDGTHIVSAGDNTIHVWSAEPDRAIGDWLPGVAGAGFLPVAVSPDGHTVATRDVDNESDIALWHRDTRERFRTIATGHDGPVSALAWRSDGEVIASAGGADHTVRLWHAQTGAAAGPSLTGSPAATLGLWFSPDGHRLAANVSGSDPRLWDLTTSPPHATVLPVDEDAVSTIGFTGDGRRLITVSPMHFVTSDDTVDDKIERTGNVFDAPEATSSAVRVWDAGTGQLAGTPLIHAGGRPMDIANQDGDGPYFAAAISPDGQRMVVATIKGLRLYDVSTGKPVGEPWITAPSADSAIVALAFDPDGSYVVSGDTRTSQLQLWDARTGRPIGNPLTGSGDSISSLAFTVGGNHIVSRGQDGWMIWPGPNRWRDELCDKVTSTMSRAEWDEWVSPDIDYQDPCPKPNEPG; from the coding sequence ATGTCCAGGATCTTTCTGAGTCATTCGAGAAGGGACAACCGCCAGGCACTCGCGTTGAAGCGCTGGCTCGAGCGGGCCGAACCCGGCCTGCTCGACGAGATCTATCTCGATATCGACCCGAAGACCGGCATCCAGACCGGGGCGAGATGGACCGAGGCGCTGTGGCGGGTGAACGCTCGCTGCGAGGCGGTGATCTGTCTGCTGTCACGCAGCTGGGCAAGCTCCAAAGAATGCCATGCCGAGTACCGGCAGGCCGAAGGCATGCACAAGCCGATCTTCTGCGCGCGCATCGAGGACTTCCCCGACGAAGACGTCACCCTGGCGTGGCAGCGGTGTGATCTGTTCGGCGCCGGCCCGGCCACCGAGGTCGACCTCGATGACGGCGGGCCGCCGGTGCGGCTGTCCGACGACGGGCTACAACGGCTACTGGCGGGGTTGCGGGCGGTGGGGATAGGCGCCGACAGCTTCGCATGGCCGCCACCGGGAGACCCGGACCGCTCGCCCTATCGCGGCTGGCGGCCGCTCGAGTCAGTCGATGCTGCAGTGTATTTCGGCCGCGACGCGCAGATCGTGCGGGCACTCGACGAGCTGCGCGGGATGCGCGACGCCGGCCCCGAGCGCATGTTCGTGATCCTGGGACCGTCCGGTGTCGGCAAGTCATCTTTCCTACGAGCCGGCCTGCTGCCGCGACTGCATCGTGACGACCGGCGATTCCTGCCCATGACCCCGGTCCGGCCCGGTCGTAACGCCCTGACCGGGGAGACCGGTCTGGCCCGCTCGATTCATGACCTCCGGGACGAGGTCGGCCTGGCCGGGCCGAGCCTGGGTGAGATCAAAAACGCCATGAGTGCCGCCGCCGTCCGGGCTTGGTTGGCCGAGGCGGCAGCCGCCGCTCGCACCAGGTGGCTCGATGCGCCGGCGTCGACGGCACCCCCGACTTTGGTGTTGCCGGTTGACCAGGCCGAGGAGCTCTTCGGGGTCGACGCCGCAGATGAGGGACCGGCGTTCTTGGATCTGCTCGGCCTGCTGCTGAGCGATGCGGATCCGGGCGGCCCGAACCCCATTGTGGTGGCGACCATCCGCTCGGACCGCTACGAATCGCTGCAGACCGCGCCGCAGCTCTCGGCGGTGCAGACCCGCCTGTTCGACCGGCTGAAGGCGATGCCGCAGGCACAATTCACGGAGGTCATGTGCGGACCCGCTCGCCGGGCCGCGGAGTCCGGTCACCTGTTCACCGTCGCCCCCGACCTGGTAGACCGTCTCGTTCAGGACGCGTCCGCCGGGGCCGACACCTTGCCGCTGCTGGCGTTGACCCTGTCTCGGCTCTACGAGGACTACGCCGGCAGCCGGGACCCCATCACGGTAGAGCACTACGAGGCGATGGGAGGGATGCGCCGGGTAGTACAGAACGAAGTCGACAGTCTGCTGTCGGCGGATCCGGCCGAGCGCGCCGAGCAACTGCGACGGCTGCACGACGCCTTCATTCCGTGGCTGGCGACGGTCAACAGCGACACTGATCAACCGATGCGGCGCATCGCCCGCTGGGCCGAGTTGCCCGGGGAGAGCCACTCGCTGCTGGACGCGTTCGTCGGCCGGCGGCTGCTGGTCAAAGGTGAACGCGACGGCCAGGTGGTGGTCGAAGTGGCGTTGGAGAGTCTGCTGCGACAGTGGGACGAACTGGCGCAGTGGCTGCGGGACGAATCCACCGATCTCCGCGACGCCGACGCGGTGGAACGGGCCGCACTCGCCTGGGAGCGCAGCAGCCGCCACGACGACTGGTTGTTCGACGGAACACGCCTGGACCGGGCCGAAAACTTGACTGATAAAACAGGTTTCGGTGCCCGGCTGCAGCCGGCCGGCGAGTTCTTGCGCGCATCGCGACAGAAGGTCAACCGCAAACTGGAGGCCGACAAATTAGCGGCTGAGGCGCACGCCCGTTCGCTGCGGCGGCGCTCGCAGGTACTGGCCGCGTTGCTGGCGGTCATCGCCGTCGTCGCCGCTTTCGCGGTCATCAGTCAGCAGCAGGCAAAATCGGCCGAAAAGAAGGCGATCGCGGCCAAACTGGTCGTGGAGGCACGTGAGATGCTCGGCGACGCCGGGCCGGGTGGGGACAGGCGCGCGATCCTGCAGATGGCGGCCGCCGAGCAGTTGTCGCCGCCCCGATCAGATCCGGAGTCGCTTCTGAACACGCTGACCGATACCCGTCGACTGGAGCACATCTTCACCCTGCCGACGCCCGTTTCCGGGATGGACGTCAGCCCCGACGGTCGGCGCGCTGCGTCCGCCGGGGAAGACGGCCTCATCCGGCAGTGGGATCTGGCAACCGGCCGTCCGGTCGGCGAACCGTTGACAGGGCACACCGAGAAGGCGGGGGCCATGTACGTCCGCGACGGCAGCTGGATCGCCTCGTCGACACAGGGCGGGACCACGCGCATGTGGGACGCCAACACCGGCGCGGCCGTGCAGGTGCAGAATGCGCCTGGAAGCGACTTCCTCGCGGGAACGGTCAGCCCCGACGGCGCATTGCAGGCTGTCGGATACCGCGACGGCACGATCCAACTGTTCGATGTGGCAACCGGCACACCGAAGAGCGCTCCGATTCCGGCCCATGACCAGGTACTGGATGTAGCCTTCAGCCCCGACGGCGGCCGGCTCGCCACGGGCGGCGCGGACGGGACCGTGCGACTCTGGAACGTCAGCACCGGCCAACTCGAGGCCGGGCTGCCGCCGCTGCCCTCGCACCAGGGCTCGGTCATCGACGTGGAGTTCAGTCCGGACGGCAAACGCATCGCGTCACTGAGCTACCTGGTGGGCACCGACCCGAGCGATGCGCCGACGGGCACCGAAGCTACCGCGAACCCCAAGGACGGAATGCAGCTGCGCGTAACCGATGCGTCCTCCGGTCAGCCCGTCGTCGACGGAGTAACGGACTTCGGTTACGGGGTCAACGATCTGGCCTTCAGCCCGGATGGCCGACGCATCGCGATCGGCGCCTCCGACGGCACCGTACGGGTGTGTGACGCCGACACCGGGGCGACGGTCGGGTCGCCCCTGCGCGGCCATACCGGCCCTGTCATCCGAGTGGCCTACACCGCAGACGACAAAGACGGCACCCACATCGTCAGCGCCGGCGACAACACGATCCACGTGTGGTCCGCCGAACCCGACCGGGCGATCGGAGACTGGCTTCCCGGCGTGGCCGGTGCGGGATTCCTACCGGTGGCCGTCAGTCCCGACGGACACACCGTGGCCACCCGCGACGTCGACAACGAATCCGACATCGCGCTGTGGCACAGGGATACTCGCGAGCGCTTCCGTACGATTGCGACCGGCCACGACGGCCCGGTCTCCGCGCTGGCCTGGAGATCGGACGGTGAGGTGATCGCCTCCGCCGGCGGTGCCGACCATACAGTGCGGCTGTGGCATGCGCAGACCGGTGCGGCTGCTGGCCCCTCCCTGACCGGCTCACCCGCGGCCACACTCGGGCTGTGGTTCAGTCCGGATGGGCATCGACTTGCCGCGAATGTCTCGGGGTCCGATCCGAGGCTCTGGGACCTCACGACGAGTCCACCCCACGCCACCGTACTGCCCGTCGACGAGGATGCGGTGTCCACAATCGGGTTCACCGGCGACGGGCGTCGGTTGATCACCGTGTCACCGATGCATTTTGTGACCAGCGATGACACGGTCGACGACAAGATAGAGAGGACAGGCAACGTCTTCGACGCGCCCGAGGCGACGTCGTCAGCGGTGCGGGTATGGGATGCCGGCACCGGCCAATTGGCCGGCACCCCCTTGATTCACGCGGGCGGCCGCCCGATGGATATCGCAAATCAGGACGGCGATGGCCCCTACTTCGCCGCCGCCATCAGTCCGGACGGACAGCGGATGGTGGTCGCCACGATCAAGGGCCTGCGCCTGTACGACGTCTCGACGGGAAAACCGGTGGGCGAACCGTGGATCACCGCTCCGTCCGCCGATTCAGCGATCGTCGCTCTGGCGTTCGACCCGGACGGCAGCTACGTCGTGTCCGGCGACACGCGAACGTCACAACTTCAATTGTGGGACGCTCGCACCGGCAGGCCGATCGGCAACCCGCTGACCGGCTCCGGTGATTCCATCAGTAGCTTGGCTTTCACCGTCGGCGGCAACCACATCGTGTCCCGAGGACAAGACGGATGGATGATCTGGCCCGGCCCGAACCGTTGGCGCGACGAACTCTGCGACAAGGTCACATCCACCATGAGCCGCGCCGAGTGGGACGAATGGGTATCACCCGACATCGACTATCAAGACCCCTGCCCTAAGCCGAACGAGCCGGGGTAA